In Fusarium pseudograminearum CS3096 chromosome 1, whole genome shotgun sequence, one genomic interval encodes:
- the PKS2 gene encoding PKS2, which yields MYNHQGKNNKMSDIAIVGYSFKLPQGVEDDDAFWDVLENRRNLMTGWPESRVKTDSIANNKHQKWNGKGGHFINDDVAAFDAPFFSLTAKEASAMDPMQRWTLEATYHAFENAGLPVDSLRGSRTAVFSASMLEDYSRMTAVDPDNLERTAVTGSTVSCIIPNRVSWYFDLRGPSIHVNTACSSSLSAVDMACKALNSGDALCAVVTGANLLLDPSIFQVLANQGFLSPDGVCYSFDERANGYARGEGVIAVVLKPVQAAIESGDMIRAVIRSIGSNQDGHTPILTQPSSQSQEELIRHVYKQAGLSMSDTRYVEAHGTGTPVGDPIEVKAIGRCFQEHRSHSEPLYVGSVKANIGHLEGASALASLVKCICNMTRRSTQGGPKLTLTVILEKGVILPNALLQKMNPAMNADSYSIEVPIQNVQWPVQGLRRVSLNSFGFGGSNSHIVLDDALHYLQDRSLSGIHNTSLIPKPITNGSGVTNGHGAAHTNGANVTEDVANGHSDVELHKLLVWTAADEKAAKRTMEAYGNFHKEKMSGDHKKLDALASTLGSRRSNMLWRASAVVDGSKRQTLSPSKPIRSSEDLGLAFAFTGQGAQYINMGSGLEHYAVYQETLEKISEIYSSFGCSWNLFGNCGENINMPQYSQPLATAVQIALVDLLASFGITPKVVIGHSSGEIAAAYASGGLSLVSACRVSYFRGLLAGKLRKVNASSPGAMLSINLAPHHVLGYLEKTGVLTVNVACINSPLNVTLSGPEEAIDKIKSQADQDGIFAQKLKTGVAYHSQSMKVIAGEYLAALEGLTKRKDGTSIPMVSSVTGKSISPETLSTGQYWVDNMLSPVRFAKVVQVIANNNSARKLGLGNLTDLIEIGPHPALRRPVKDTLSEMSSASKGVRYSYVLHRSHPAIQTTLELAGQLFCEGYPVSILAANQQRTKAKFLVDCPKYPFDRSQRYWAESRLSRDFRLREAVKGELLGVRVSDWNPLEPRWRNFWSIDSSAWTGDHKISDTVLFPASGMLLMAIEAAQEMVPSDRAVFGYNIEKAEFMNPIIVPETWEDRLETQVRLRVVDKQLAAKFDVSIFTYSHNEWVECFTANISVEFQDNDSNGERRVNHEHIQRQHQDVAHTCTLPIDPRVFYRDAAAVGLQYGDWFQLMRNIKWDGKASAMARVDLSQARFNIRSLVHPAVLDQAFQVLRASSGQQPAANVPVRLENAWFSSKPWKTPAVLWMSEATPTLHGYGEQGKVTALGDDGEILCCIESAVTSAVSGGITHKEKKLVYSVEWKPQFSMLGSDQLTRLFAANAVPKDDSAVLENHSRLCHTLELVAARVLKNVDKSKVPADLQRHVGWMEHHVSKLPAEHQAEATKISDEELESRLAEVDSVLPAWKLYTTCARKLPDILFGELDPLQVVFESDQADIFYSDLFRNLCADGQLNYLLDLASHENPALRVLEVGAGTGGMTGHVISALQERERRTGGLAFSEYTYTDISPAFFETASKRWPDLKSQGRITFKTLDLDRSIDIQGVDPGSYDLVIAASVLHATPYLEATIRNVRKALKPGGRLILLEVINPDDIATNFMAGLVPGWWVAREEWRPHSAAIPEHLWDKCLKDNGFSGNDLVIRDYQDDQCHIMSVIITTASEPQHKVEEKASRGRLVMLISEDASMKERELADQVRARIDPNLERRATVVTFSLAPVQRELAKLTTDDAVICFVEAGDKPLLSTLSEGQFSCLQFLISKVSNLVWVTSASISDSMCPDYSVAQGFFRSIRAEQPDTHIVTLAIDGEMAQASQAGFISEVYKTAFETETPSKEVEYVVRDGVITTGRAVRDISTDTALRSLVSKQLQQKSWGEGPALKLGISQPGSLDSLQFVEDQSHAEELGPSDVEIEAMAWGLTSRDLNIALGHPDKRTEEFGSDCVGVVTRIGESCSTTIRIGDRVAIVSAGCMRKYARANEACVFKIPDSLGFENAASLIIPGLSACHSILNVARVQENDNVLIHSAASLLGQIAVRFAQTMSAPVFATVSTAAEKQLLIHILSLNAEHIFDSNSPSLTQDVMRVTEEEGVDVLLDCSRDTLHTPLSCVADGGCIVSLGGRNSSVASTMAAEIMSRSLTFSSIDIMRLKPKAFSQLAQTTMQLLAEDKIQPPQLLPAFKISDIRNGFKKLQEDTSERVIVIAEQGDAVPQFVQDRRPWTFDGNSTYLVAGGSGGLGRAIIRWMADSGAKHLIVPSRSGAISEAASQLVAELTSHGVNIVAPKCDVSVREDVAVMLEECSHTMPPIKGCINAAMVLQDAIFQSNMTFQQWDLTIRSKVDTSKNLHELLPKDLDFFILLSSLAGVVGQMASANYAGGCAYQDALAKHRRMHGQSALSLDIGWMSNIGIIAEKEAYQRQRQTSNDMQPINDKELLALLTLCCDPNNPLKLPPLSEGQVLFGLRTPVDILEEGQQPPALLERPLLSAFSFLAAGSNSTPEQAVDHAENARDVFQKSSDARERQQVVIRAIAAKLARAMSISPDDVEPSKPLSSYGVDSLMAVELRNWINKEFSSTVAVFDIIGSVSIAGVAEVVEARSSI from the exons ATGTACAATCATCAAggcaaaaacaacaagatgagTGACATTGCAATCGTTGGATACTCGTTCAAACTCCCGCAAggtgttgaggatgatgatgctttctgggatgttctcgagaaccGACGAAACTTGATGACGGGCTGGCCTGAAAGCCGTGTCAAGACAGATTCAATTGCCAATAACAAGCATCAGAAG TGGAACGGAAAGGGAGGGCATTTCATcaatgatgatgtcgccgCCTTTGACGCCCCGTTCTTCTCACTCACGGCGAAAGAAGCTTCGGCGATGGATCCGATGCAGCGCTGGACGCTGGAAGCTACTTACCACGCTTTCGAGAATG CGGGTCTCCCGGTTGACAGTCTCAGGGGATCTCGCACCGCTGTCTTCTCTGCCTCTATGCTGGAGGACTACAGCAGAATGACGGCCGTAGACCCAGATAACTTGGAGCGAACAGCTGTCACGGGAAGCACTGTCTCGTGTATTATTCCCAACCGTGTCAGCTGGTACTTTGATCTTCGTGGGCCAAGCATCCACGTCAATACTGCTTGCTCTAGTAGTTTATCGGCTGTCGATATGGCCTGCAAAGCATTGAATAGCGGCGATGCTTTATGT GCTGTCGTGACCGGTGcaaaccttcttcttgacccGAGCATCTTTCAGGTTCTGGCTAACCAAGGGTTTCTCTCGCCTGATGGCGTTTGCTACAGCTTTGATGAACGGGCCAACGGGTATGCACGTGGTGAGGGAGTCATTGCTGTAGTTCTGAAGCCTGTACAAGCAGCGATTGAGTCTGGTGATATGATTCGTGCCGTGATTCGGTCCATTGGCTCGAACCAGGACGGTCATACCCCGATTCTCACACAGCCGAGCTCGCAGTCTCAGGAGGAGCTGATCCGTCATGTTTACAAACAAGCAGGTCTGTCTATGAGCGATACTCGCTATGTTGAAGCTCACG GCACCGGTACACCTGTCGGTGATCCAATTGAGGTCAAAGCTATTGGGCGATgctttcaagaacatcgTTCTCACTCCGAACCACTATACGT TGGCTCAGTGAAAGCAAACATAGGGCATCTTGAAGGAGCCAGTGCACTTGCAAGTCTGGTAAAATGCATCTGTAATATGACTCGCCGTTCGACGCAAGGAGGACCCAAGCTGACACTGACAGTGATCCTCGAGAAAGGAGTTATACTCCCCAACGCGCTTCTTCAAAAGATGAATCCGGCAATGAACGCGGATTCATACAGCATTGAA GTACCAATCCAGAATGTCCAGTGGCCAGTGCAAGGTCTCCGCCGCGTATCTCTCAACTCTTTCGGGTTCGGCGGTTCAAACTCGCATATAGTTCTCGACGATGCACTTCACTACTTACAAGATCGCAGCCTCAGCGGCATCCATAACACGAGCCTCATCCCAAAGCCTATAACGAACGGCTCAGGTGTCACCAATGGACATGGCGCAGCTCACACCAACGGAGCCAATGTGACTGAGGATGTCGCAAATGGTCACTCAGACGTCGAACTTCACAAGCTACTAGTATGGACTGCTGCCGACGAAAAGGCAGCTAAGCGCACTATGGAGGCTTACGGCAACTTCCACAAAGAGAAGATGTCGGGGGACCATAAGAAGCTCGACGCTTTGGCATCTACTCTGGGTTCACGCCGAAGTAACATGCTTTGGAGAGCTTCTGCTGTGGTTGACGGATCGAAAAGGCAAACATTGTCGCCTTCGAAGCCAATTAGAAGCTCAGAAGACCTTGGCCTGGCTTTTGCATTCACGGGTCAAGGCGCGCAGTACATTAACATGGGctctggccttgagcatTATGCTGTCTACCAGGAGACTCTAGAGAAGATCAGCGAGATTTACTCCAGCTTTGGGTGCTCGTGGAACCTATTTGGCAA TTGTGGAGAAAATATCAATATGCCGCAGTATAGCCAACCACTTGCAACTGCTGTACAGATTGCCTTGGtcgatcttcttgccagcTTTGGCATTACTCCAAAGGTAGTTATTGGTCATTCTTCAGGTGAGATTGCTGCAGC ATATGCATCAGGTGGGTTGTCTCTGGTGTCCGCTTGCAGAGTGTCCTACTTCCGTGGTCTCTTGGCTGGAAAGTTAAGAAAGGTCAACGCATCATCTCCAGGCGCCATGCTGTCGATTAACCTAGCGCCACATCACGTCTTGGGGTATCTAGAGAAAACAGGTGTTCTTACAGTTAACGTCGCATGCATCAACAGTCCTCTCAACGTCACTCTCTCGGGGCCTGAAGAGGccatcgacaagatcaaatcTCAGGCTGATCAAGATGGCATCTTTGCGCAAAAACTCAAGACCGGAGTCGCGTACCACTCGCAGTCTATGAAAGTCATCGCGGGCGAGTACCTTGCTGCACTTGAAGGGCTCACCAAGAGAAAGGATGGGACTAGCATCCCAATGGTCTCATCTGTGACTGGCAAAAGTATTTCTCCAGAGACACTATCAACTGGTCAATACTGGGTTGACAATATGCTGTCACCTGTCAGATTCGCCAAAGTAGTGCAGGTCATTGCAAACAACAACTCAGCACGCAAACTTGGCTTGGGCAACCTCACTGACCTGATTGAGATTGGCCCTCACCCAGCTCTTCGAAGGCCCGTGAAAGACACACTGAGTGAGATGTCCAGTGCGTCAAAGGGAGTAAGATACAGCTATGTCTTGCATAGATCACACCCGGCAATCCAGACCACTCTGGAACTCGCCGGACAACTATTCTGCGAAGGCTATCccgtctccatcttggcagctAACCAACAAAGGACGAAAGCGAAGTTTCTGGTTGACTGTCCCAAGTACCCATTCGATAGATCACAGCGATACTGGGCTGAATCACGCCTAAGCAGAGACTTCAGGCTGCGGGAGGCTGTCAAGGGCGAGCTGCTTGGAGTGAGGGTATCCGATTGGAATCCGTTGGAGCCCCGATGGAGGAACTTCTGGAGCATCGATTCCTCTGCTTGGACTGGAGATCACAAG ATCAGTGATACTGTCCTGTTTCCAGCATCTGGTATGCTTCTCATGGCTATTGAGGCCGCTCAAGAGATGGTTCCCTCAGACCGTGCTGTCTTCGGTTACAATATTGAGAAAGCTGAGTTTATGAACCCCATAATTGTGCCAGAAACTTGGGAAGATCGCCTCGAGACGCAAGTCCGCCTGCGAGTTGTCGACAAACAGCTGGCTGCAAAGTTTGATGTCAGCATTTTCACTTACTCGCATAATGAGTGGGTTGAGTGCTTTACTGCGAACATATCGGTCGAATTTCAGGACAACGACAGCAACGGGGAGCGACGAGTGAACCACGAACACATCCAGCGTCAGCATCAAGATGTAGCTCATACATGTACTTTGCCGATCGACCCTCGTGTCTTCTACCGGGATGCAGCAGCGGTTGGGCTGCAATATGGCGATTGGTTCCAGCTGATGCGCAACATCAAGTGGGACGGTAAGGCCTCAGCTATGGCACGCGTTGATCTGTCGCAGGCAAGGTTCAACATCAGGAGCTTGGTTCATCCGGCAGTGCTCGACCAAGCCTTCCAAGTTCTTCGAGCCAGCTCAGGCCAACAACCCGCAGCCAATGTCCCTGTAAGACTCGAAAATGCATGGTTCTCTTCCAAACCATGGAAGACACCTGCGGTTCTGTGGATGTCTGAAGCGACTCCAACTCTCCATGGCTACGGGGAACAGGGCAAGGTCACCGCTCTTGGTGACGACGGAGAGATCCTTTGCTGTATCGAGAGTGCGGTTACATCTGCTGTCTCGGGTGGAATAACccacaaggagaagaagctggtgtACTCCGTCGAGTGGAAGCCACAGTTCAGCATGCTAGGGTCCGATCAGCTGACACGGTTATTCGCCGCTAATGCTGTGCCGAAAGACGACAGCGCAGTTCTGGAGAACCACTCGAGGCTCTGTCATACACTGGAGCTCGTAGCTGCTCGTGTACTGAAGAACgttgacaagtccaaggttcCAGCAGATCTGCAACGTCATGTCGGGTGGATGGAACATCATGTCAGCAAGTTGCCAGCCGAACATCAGGCAGAAGCAACGAAGATCAGtgacgaggagctcgagTCTCGCCTAGCTGAAGTTGACTCTGTCCTCCCGGCGTGGAAATTGTACACGACTTGTGCACGAAAGCTGCCTGACATTCTATTCGGAGAGCTAGACCCTCTACAGGTAGTCTTTGAGTCTGACCAGGCCGATATCTTCTACTCGGATCTCTTCAGAAATCTCTGCGCAGATGGTCAACTGAACTATCTACTTGACCTGGCATCGCATGAGAACCCAGCTCTGAGAGTCCTTGAAGTTGGTGCTGGCACAGGTGGTATGACGGGACATGTCATCTCAGCTCTGCAAGAACGTGAGAGGCGCACTGGAGGACTGGCGTTCTCGGAGTATACGTATACCGACATATCCCCTGCCTTCTTTGAGACTGCAAGTAAAAGATGGCCAGACCTCAAGTCCCAAGGCCGCATCACCTTCAAGACACTTGATCTAGACCGAAGCATCGATATTCAAGGTGTTGATCCAGGCTCTTATGACTTGGTCATCGCGGCCAGTGTGCTTCACGCAACTCCATACCTGGAAGCCACGATACGCAATGTGCGAAAGGCTCTGAAGCCAGGTGGTcgtctcatcctcctcgaggTTATCAACCCCGATGACATCGCTACTAATTTCATGGCTGGCCTTGTGCCAGGATGGTGGGTTGCTCGCGAGGAGTGGAGACCCCATTCTGCTGCTATACCAGAGCATCTTTGGGATAAATGTCTCAAGGACAATGGCTTCTCGGGGAATGACTTGGTGATTCGGGACTATCAAGATGATCAGTGTCACATTATGAGTGTCATCATTACCACCGCCAGTGAACCTCAGCATAAGGTTGAGGAAAAGGCAAGTAGAGGCCGTTTGGTCATGCTCATCAGTGAAGACGCGTCAATGAAGGAGAGGGAGCTTGCAGATCAGGTTCGGGCACGAATTGATCCAAATCTAGAGCGGCGTGCAACCGTCGTTACATTCTCGCTAGCCCCAGTTCAGAGGGAGCTCGCCAAGTTGACGACTGATGATGCTGTCATCTGCTTCGTTGAAGCTGGAGACAAACCTCTCCTATCAACTCTCTCAGAAGGGCAGTTCAGTTGTCTTCAGTTCTTAATCAGCAAAGTCTCGAACCTTGTATGGGTCACTTCAGCCAGCATCAGCGACTCAATGTGTCCAGACTATAGTGTTGCTCAGGGATTCTTCCGTTCCATCCGTGCAGAGCAGCCTGATACTCACATCGTCACCCTAGCAATAGACGGAGAGATGGCTCAAGCTTCACAGGCGGGCTTCATCTCAGAGGTCTACAAGACAGCATTCGAGACTGAAACGCCGTCAAAGGAAGTCGAGTACGTTGTTCGAGATGGTGTCATCACTACAGGCCGCGCTGTTCGAGACATCAGCACTGATACGGCACTACGATCTCTTGTCTCGAAACAGCTGCAACAGAAATCGTGGGGCGAGGGACCAGCGTTAAAACTTGGTATTAGCCAGCCAGGATCACTCGACTCACTTCAGTTTGTTGAGGACCAGTCCCACGCGGAGGAACTCGGTCCTAGTGATGTTGAGATCGAAGCAATGGCCTGGGGTCTCACCTCTCGCGATCTCAACATTGCCCTTGGTCACCCTGACAAGCGGACTGAAGAGTTTGGCAGTGATTGCGTTGGCGTTGTCACCCGAATTGGTGAGAGCTGCAGCACTACCATTCGAATAGGAGATCGTGTCGCTATAGTTTCTGCTGGTTGCATGAGGAAGTATGCTCGCGCCAACGAAGCCTGCGTCTTCAAGATTCCCGACTCTCTCGGCTTTGAAAATGCTGCCTCGCTGATAATTCCTGGGTTGAGTGCCTGCCATTCGATTTTGAATGTTGCTCGCGTACAAGAGAATGACAACGTCTTGATTCACTCGGCTGCAAGTTTATTGGGTCAGATTGCAGTCAGGTTTGCCCAGACAATGAGTGCTCCAGTATTTGCTACAGTGTCgactgctgctgagaaaCAACTCTTAATTCACATTCTTAGCCTGAATGCCGAGCATATCTTTGACAGCAACTCCCCATCCCTTACTCAAGATGTCATGAGAGTCACTGAGGAAGAAGGCGTTGATGTATTGCTCGACTGTTCCCGGGACACACTACACACACCGCTGTCATGCGTGGCCGATGGGGGATGTATCGTCAGCCTTGGTGGTCGGAACAGTTCAGTGGCTTCTACAATGGCTGCAGAGATCATGTCAAGAAGTCTCACGTTCTCGTCCATTGATATCATGCGTCTGAAGCCCAAAGCCTTTAGCCAACTGGCACAAACAACAATGCAGCTCCTAGCTGAAGATAAAATCCAACCGCCTCAACTGTTGCCGGCCTTCAAGATATCTGATATCAGAAATGGCTTCAAGAAACTGCAAGAGGATACCAGCGAGCGCGTGATAGTGATAGCAGAACAAGGAGATGCAGTTCCG CAATTTGTCCAGGACCGCCGCCCATGGACGTTCGATGGTAATTCCACCTACTTAGTAGCTGGAGGATCTGGAGGCCTCGGCCGAGCCATTATCAGATGGATGGCTGACAGTGGAGCTAAACACCTGATTGTTCCCTCCAGATCTGGTGCAATATCTGAAGCAGCTTCACAACTGGTAGCAGAGCTAACATCCCACGGCGTTAACATTGTTGCGCCTAAGTGCGACGTGTCCGTCCGAGAAGATGTGGCAGTCATGCTGGAAGAATGTTCCCACACCATGCCCCCAATCAAGGGCTGCATCAACGCCGCCATGGTTCTGCAAGATGCCATATTCCAGAGCAACATGACATTCCAGCAGTGGGATCTCACTATACGCTCCAAAGTCGACACCTCTAAGAACTTGCATGAGCTACTCCCCAAGGATCTcgacttcttcatcctcttgtcCTCTCTGGCTGGTGTCGTTGGCCAGATGGCTAGTGCAAATTATGCTGGTGGCTGCGCGTATCAAGATGCACTGGCGAAGCATCGCAGAATGCATGGCCAGAGTGCACTGTCTCTTGATATCGGATGGATGAGCAACATTGGCATCATTGCTGAGAAAGAGGCGTACCAGCGT